One genomic region from Chthonomonas calidirosea T49 encodes:
- the rplB gene encoding 50S ribosomal protein L2 — protein MPIRKHKPITPGRRWRATPTYSELTRAEGKNQPVEPYKPLLEPLKKSGGRNNKGRITARFRGGGNKRMYRIIDFKRDKLDVPGKVLTIEYDPNRTCRISLVEYEDGEKRYILTPLGLKEGDTVISSDTADIRPGNALPLRAIPVGTTIHNIELYPGRGGQLVRSAGTGAQLMAKEGKYAQVRLPSGETRLIRLDCRATVGQVGNPEHENISLGKAGATRWRGRRGHVRGVAMTPRDHPHGGGEAQSPIGRKKGPASPWGKPALGRKTRRNKATDKYIVRRRNQK, from the coding sequence ATGCCCATTCGTAAGCATAAACCTATAACGCCGGGGAGACGATGGCGGGCAACCCCAACCTATTCGGAGCTGACGCGCGCCGAGGGAAAGAACCAACCGGTTGAGCCGTATAAGCCGCTTCTTGAACCACTCAAGAAGAGTGGGGGACGCAATAACAAGGGGCGCATCACCGCCAGGTTTCGCGGTGGCGGCAACAAACGGATGTACCGGATTATTGATTTTAAGCGCGATAAGCTGGACGTGCCCGGCAAGGTGCTGACCATCGAGTACGATCCGAATAGAACGTGCCGTATCTCGTTGGTCGAGTATGAGGATGGAGAAAAACGCTACATCCTAACCCCTCTGGGATTAAAAGAGGGAGACACGGTTATTTCCAGCGATACGGCCGACATTCGTCCTGGCAATGCACTGCCCTTACGGGCAATTCCTGTGGGTACAACCATTCACAATATTGAGCTTTACCCAGGACGCGGAGGGCAACTGGTGCGCTCGGCCGGTACCGGGGCGCAACTGATGGCAAAGGAAGGCAAGTATGCCCAGGTGCGTCTGCCTTCCGGAGAGACGCGACTCATTCGGCTTGACTGCCGTGCCACCGTGGGGCAGGTGGGCAACCCAGAGCATGAGAATATCTCGTTGGGCAAGGCTGGGGCCACTCGCTGGCGAGGCCGAAGGGGTCACGTGCGCGGTGTGGCCATGACCCCACGGGATCACCCGCACGGTGGAGGTGAGGCGCAAAGCCCGATTGGGCGCAAGAAGGGGCCGGCCTCTCCTTGGGGCAAACCGGCTTTGGGACGCAAGACACGGCGGAATAAGGCGACCGACAAATACATTGTGCGCCGACGCAACCAAAAGTAA
- the rplW gene encoding 50S ribosomal protein L23, producing MRDPHEIIERPLLTEKTNAQAGLNKYHFRVRLDANKFEIAQAIQTIYAHQGVKVLSVNTMRVKGKKRRALVRGGKPGYSPTWKKAIVTTDRPLTLFEGV from the coding sequence ATGAGAGATCCTCATGAGATTATTGAACGTCCTCTCTTAACGGAGAAGACCAACGCTCAGGCTGGACTCAACAAATACCATTTCCGAGTGCGGCTCGATGCCAACAAATTCGAGATCGCTCAGGCCATTCAAACCATCTATGCGCACCAGGGGGTGAAGGTGCTTTCCGTAAACACCATGCGGGTTAAGGGCAAGAAGCGCCGTGCGCTGGTGCGCGGGGGCAAGCCGGGCTATAGCCCGACCTGGAAAAAAGCGATTGTAACGACAGATCGTCCTCTTACACTGTTTGAGGGGGTCTAA
- the rplC gene encoding 50S ribosomal protein L3, whose product MVDTILGRKIGMTQIFNENGEVVPVTVIEAGPCIVTQLKSVETDGYTAIQVGFGEVSERHVNRPLKGHFQRAGVAPTRYLREIRTDNIEEYKVGDSIRCDIFRPGMRVKVTGISKGKGFQGVVKRFHFHGADMTHGSMIHRKPQSSGATDAARTFKGTKKPGHMGAKQVTVRGLQVVRVDVDRNLIFIKGAVPGAEGELVRIQRLPIR is encoded by the coding sequence GTGGTAGACACAATTTTGGGCAGGAAGATCGGCATGACCCAGATTTTCAATGAAAACGGGGAGGTAGTGCCGGTCACCGTGATAGAGGCAGGTCCCTGCATTGTCACGCAGCTCAAGAGTGTTGAGACGGATGGCTATACGGCCATTCAAGTGGGGTTTGGAGAGGTGAGCGAGCGGCACGTCAACCGCCCTCTCAAGGGACACTTTCAGCGTGCAGGTGTAGCGCCAACGCGATACCTGCGCGAGATACGCACGGACAATATCGAAGAGTATAAGGTGGGCGACAGCATCCGATGCGATATTTTTCGCCCTGGGATGCGTGTGAAGGTCACCGGGATCTCGAAGGGAAAAGGGTTTCAAGGGGTCGTGAAGCGCTTCCATTTCCATGGAGCCGATATGACCCATGGTTCGATGATCCACCGAAAGCCTCAGTCAAGTGGTGCAACCGATGCCGCACGTACCTTTAAGGGAACAAAGAAACCAGGCCATATGGGGGCTAAGCAGGTGACGGTGCGCGGGCTGCAGGTGGTACGCGTGGATGTAGATAGGAATCTCATTTTCATCAAAGGGGCGGTGCCGGGGGCGGAAGGCGAGCTTGTCCGCATCCAGCGCTTGCCGATCCGCTAG
- the rpsS gene encoding 30S ribosomal protein S19: protein MGRSLKKGPYADPKLLEKVRAMNARGEKRAIKTWSRRSTIFPEFIGHTFLVHDGRKHVPIFVTENMVGHKLGEFAPTRTFRGHAGQQVERRTGIK, encoded by the coding sequence ATGGGACGTTCTTTGAAAAAGGGGCCTTATGCCGACCCGAAGCTTTTGGAGAAGGTGCGGGCGATGAACGCGCGCGGCGAGAAACGGGCTATTAAAACCTGGTCGCGGCGTTCCACCATCTTCCCCGAGTTTATTGGGCACACCTTCTTAGTGCACGATGGACGTAAACACGTTCCTATCTTTGTAACCGAAAACATGGTGGGCCATAAGCTGGGCGAGTTTGCCCCGACCCGCACCTTCCGAGGCCATGCCGGACAGCAGGTGGAACGACGGACGGGTATTAAGTGA
- the tuf gene encoding elongation factor Tu, giving the protein MGKQKFERTKPHVNVGTIGHVDHGKTTLTSAITRVLAAYNGSKALKYEEIDSAPEERARGVTINVYHAEYETDARHYAHVDCPGHADYIKNMITGAAQMDGAILVVSAADGPMPQTREHILLARQVGVPYIVVFLNKVDMVDDPELLDLVEMEVRELLSKYEFPGDEVPVIRGSALQAMLSEDLSRGDKWNGRIWELLDAIDTYIPTPQREVDKPFLMPIEDVFTITGRGTVVTGRVERGQLKVNEPVEIVGLRPTRQTVATSLEQFHKTCDVIYAGDNAGILLRGVNRTDVERGQVVAKPGSIRPHTKFQGEIYVLTKEEGGRHTPFYSGYRPQFYFRTTDVTGSMVLPEGVEMVMPGDNVRITAELIQPVALEEGLRFAVREGGHTVGAGVVTKILDSGEKAGGKAAYGNLFAPG; this is encoded by the coding sequence ATGGGAAAGCAGAAGTTTGAGCGTACGAAGCCCCATGTGAACGTGGGGACGATAGGTCATGTAGACCATGGGAAGACGACGTTAACCTCGGCGATCACCCGGGTTTTGGCGGCCTACAACGGCAGCAAGGCCTTGAAGTACGAGGAGATCGACAGCGCTCCGGAGGAGCGCGCGCGTGGGGTAACGATCAACGTTTACCATGCGGAGTACGAGACGGACGCCCGTCACTATGCACATGTGGACTGTCCGGGTCATGCGGACTACATCAAGAACATGATCACGGGTGCGGCTCAGATGGATGGGGCGATCTTGGTGGTCTCTGCGGCCGACGGTCCGATGCCTCAGACGCGGGAGCACATTTTGTTAGCGCGCCAGGTAGGGGTTCCCTACATTGTGGTGTTTTTGAACAAAGTGGACATGGTAGACGACCCGGAGCTTTTGGATTTGGTGGAGATGGAAGTTCGGGAGCTTTTGAGCAAGTATGAGTTTCCTGGGGATGAGGTACCGGTGATCCGGGGTTCGGCGTTGCAGGCGATGTTAAGTGAGGACTTAAGCCGTGGGGATAAGTGGAATGGTCGGATATGGGAGTTGTTGGATGCGATAGACACCTACATTCCGACGCCTCAGCGGGAGGTAGACAAGCCGTTTTTGATGCCGATAGAGGACGTGTTCACGATAACGGGTCGTGGGACGGTGGTGACGGGTCGTGTGGAGCGCGGGCAGTTGAAGGTCAACGAGCCGGTGGAGATCGTGGGTTTACGTCCGACGCGTCAGACGGTGGCGACCTCGTTAGAGCAGTTTCACAAGACGTGTGATGTGATTTATGCGGGGGACAACGCGGGGATATTGTTGCGTGGAGTGAACCGTACGGATGTAGAGCGAGGTCAGGTAGTGGCAAAGCCGGGGAGCATTCGTCCTCACACGAAGTTTCAGGGAGAGATCTATGTGTTAACGAAGGAAGAGGGGGGCCGTCACACGCCGTTTTACAGTGGGTATCGTCCTCAGTTTTACTTTAGGACGACGGATGTAACGGGTTCGATGGTGTTGCCGGAGGGTGTAGAGATGGTGATGCCCGGGGACAACGTTCGGATAACGGCGGAGTTAATCCAGCCGGTAGCGTTGGAGGAGGGCTTGCGTTTTGCGGTACGAGAGGGCGGACACACGGTAGGAGCCGGTGTCGTGACCAAAATCCTGGATAGTGGGGAAAAGGCAGGAGGAAAGGCAGCGTATGGCAACCTATTTGCGCCGGGATAA
- the rplD gene encoding 50S ribosomal protein L4 has protein sequence MASVPLYNMEGNEIGSLSLPDSIFGVEFREALVHQVVVAEEANQRQGTHDTKQRSEVRGGGRKPWRQKGTGRARQGSIRAPHWRGGGVVFGPHPRDYRKDLPVKMRRSAMRSALSAKVREGAVIGLEKLAFDAIKTKQAVALLKALGLESERRVLIIVPEYDKTALLSTRNLPMVTLRYAPNFSVRDVMVAHKIVLVAAAVEKIAAAWAPEESKEEVAVV, from the coding sequence ATGGCGTCAGTACCTTTGTATAATATGGAAGGCAACGAGATAGGTTCTCTATCTCTCCCGGATTCGATATTCGGTGTGGAGTTTCGTGAGGCTTTGGTGCATCAGGTGGTTGTGGCCGAGGAGGCCAACCAGCGACAAGGCACCCACGACACGAAACAGCGCTCTGAGGTGCGCGGAGGTGGAAGAAAACCCTGGCGGCAAAAGGGAACCGGTCGCGCTCGCCAAGGCTCTATTCGTGCACCGCATTGGCGTGGCGGAGGCGTGGTTTTTGGACCGCACCCGCGCGACTATCGAAAAGATCTTCCAGTGAAAATGCGGCGAAGCGCCATGCGCTCGGCGCTTTCGGCTAAAGTGCGCGAAGGCGCCGTGATCGGGCTGGAGAAATTGGCGTTCGATGCTATCAAAACAAAGCAGGCGGTGGCTCTTCTGAAAGCGTTGGGGCTTGAGTCGGAACGACGTGTGCTGATCATAGTGCCGGAGTACGATAAAACAGCGCTGCTGAGCACACGTAACCTGCCAATGGTAACGTTGCGCTATGCGCCCAATTTCTCGGTTCGCGATGTCATGGTGGCGCACAAGATTGTGCTGGTAGCCGCTGCGGTGGAGAAAATTGCGGCGGCTTGGGCGCCAGAAGAGAGTAAAGAGGAGGTAGCGGTAGTATGA
- the rpsJ gene encoding 30S ribosomal protein S10: MATYLRRDKVRIRLRAFDHRILDQSAEKIVETARRTGARVSGPVLLPTERQIFCVIRGPNIDKESMEHFEQRTHKRLIDILEPGPKTIDALMRLDLPSGVDIEIKL, from the coding sequence ATGGCAACCTATTTGCGCCGGGATAAGGTGCGCATTCGCCTGAGGGCGTTTGACCATCGTATCCTGGATCAGTCGGCAGAGAAGATCGTGGAGACGGCGAGGCGTACAGGGGCGCGTGTTTCCGGCCCAGTGTTGTTGCCTACCGAACGCCAGATCTTCTGCGTGATCCGCGGTCCCAATATTGATAAGGAGAGCATGGAGCATTTCGAACAGAGGACCCATAAGCGCCTGATTGATATTTTAGAGCCAGGGCCGAAAACGATTGACGCCCTCATGCGGCTCGATCTGCCGAGCGGTGTAGACATCGAAATCAAACTGTAG